DNA sequence from the Herpetosiphon gulosus genome:
TGACTCCCGATTTTTCCAAAAGCCTGAAATTTTTTTATTCGTATCAAAAAATGATTGCTTGGGCAACGCTGGTTGTTATATTAATTTTTGTTTATTTATCCTTTTTATAGAAAGTAAATTATGAATCCTAGAAAATTTAGACCTAAGAATTTCAGATCTTATGTATCAGTTTCTTTGTTTATGTCATTTATGTCGCTCTATTGGATATATCAAGGCCTGTCTGATAATTGGATTTCGGTAATGCTTAACTCAGTGGTTGCTTTATATTGTGTTTTTGAGGCAAATACGTATTTGATTGTTGATTCAGAAGGATTATCTATTCATCGAATATTTAGAGATCGGATACATCTAGCCTGGAGCGATATAGCTGAAAAACAACATTTGAATATAGGCAAATATACCCTAGATTATCTTTTATTGAACGTACCAAATCCGTCAATCAAAAGTCTCAATTCGAATCAAATCCCGAAGGAGCTACGATCAAGCATTTTTAGGCTCGATCTATGGGAGCGATCGAGCGAATTGATCGAATTGATCCAACCACAACTCGCAACCGAACCTAGATCAAATCAAGTTTTTGTGCCGTTCAATCATATAGATCAAACAAGAATAACCAGAATTTCAATCTTAGTTATCCTTGTCGCATTTGCTGTAGCAGCTTTTACAATCTGGAGACTTTTTGCTGGATAGATTGTTAGCGGTAGTAATTGTAACTTTTAAAGAACTTCCTGTGTAGTATCTAAGTATTCAGTTGCTAAGTATAATATTCCATAGCAACGGCTAAGCCTATACTATATTTCACTTATTATTAGATTGACAAGGAATTAAATAAATGCAACCAATTATCTTCAGAGCACGTAATTACAAGCGGCAATTATTCATAATGTTATTTTCCGGATGTATAATGATTGCCATTCCAATTATATTTAAAGTAATCTTTGATATGAAAAGATTTCCAGTATTTTTTGTCATTATGGGGATACTATATTTCTATGGGGCAATCAGTGACTACCGCAGAGAGTTAATTATTGACGATCAAGGGATTACAGTCAAAAGATTGTTCAATCCCAGCAGAACTGCCGAATGGAAGGATATTTCTGCTATCCAATATTTTATGTTTTTCAATCGACCAATTGAATATATCCTTTTTGATCGTGATGTGCAGTTATTAGATGCGCTCTATCCTTCGATTGTGCCAAAACCATATCATCGACGTGTATTGCTCTTAAATGAATGGGATAATTATGAGCAAATCAAGCTGCTAGCTGAGCAAAAAATGCCATCGTTGGCAAATAAAGATTTGATTGTACCATTTACGTTTAGTTTATCAAGCTTCATCAAACAAGTGCTGGTGTATGGAGTAATTCTTATTCCAATTATTATTATTTGGGGCTGAGATCTGACAATGCAACAATATTTATTAACCGTTCGACCACGTTATTGGTGGGCAACCTTGGTTTCTTTAGTGCTGGCAAGTGGCGTGATTATCAATGCAATGATTCAAGCACTAACAACCCCAAATGTTGAGTTCAGCCCTGCTCTATTGGTGTTTGTTGGATGGATTGCATGGGCTGCGCGTGGCTTGAATCAGTTTATCCGTGTAACTGAGCAGAGTTTGATTATCAAACATTCGGGCAAGCCATTGACGATTGATTGGGCCCATGTTGCTGGAGTTGGAACATTGCAAGGGCTTATGGGCATTGCCATGCCCTATCTGATTTTAAATCAACCCTATGCCAATTTGCCAGAGCCAAATCTACGCAGATTCGCCAGTGCCAATCTACATGATGAGATTGTGATTATCAATCCGCTCCACTGGAATAACACTGCCAAACTTTGGCCGTTGATTCTGCACCATGTACCTGCCACCAATCAATATCAAGTGCCGTTTGATTTTAGTGCTACACCAAAGCTTGAACGCCGAATCATCGGAATATTTGTTGGTATGCTCTTCGTGACAATGCTGCTGTTGTATTGGCTGTTTTAGAGCGATTTTCGTGATACGATTGCTATATGACGCATCCAGCATTGGACTGGATGCGTTGCTGTTTTCAAGGAGTAGTATCGTATGCGAATACGTTTGATATTAAGTTTATTGGTGATTGTTGGCTTGCTCGGCGGCGCTGCTTGGTGGGTATTGCAACCAAACCAAACCCAAATTCAAGCCTCGATCAGCGCGGTCGGCATGCTTAATCAAGCTAGTCAAGGCAATTATACTCGTGCAACCGCGCCACGCCCATTTGAATTCCCCACCGATCATGGCTCGCACCCAGGCTATCGGACGGAATGGTGGTATTACACTGGCAATTTGGCGAGTGCTGATGGCCAGCGTTTTGGCTTTCAATTGACCTTTTTTCGCTCGGCGGTAACCGACCAAGTAATTAGCCGTACCGCCAGTTTGGCCACCAGCGATATTTATATGGCCCACTTCGCCTTGACCGATGTCGCCAATCAACGCTTTTATGCCTTTGAACGCTTTATGCGCGGTAATCCGCAATTGGCCAATGCCACTGGCGATCCCTTCAAGGTTTTTGTCGAGGATTGGCAAGCGGTTGGTAGCGGCTCCGAAGGCATGATCATGCAACTCAAGGCTCAACAAGCCCCAGTTACGCTTGATTTAACCCTTGAATCGAGCAAAAAACCAACCTTGCAAGGCGATCGCGGTTTGAGCCAAAAAGGTACTGAGCTGGGCAATGCCTCGTATTATTATTCGCTAACCAACATGACCACCACTGGCACATTGCAGATTGATGGTCGCGAAATTGCGGTCACTGGCAAGGCTTGGATGGATCACGAATGGGGCACAAGTGCCCTCGAAGATCAAGCAGTGGGCTGGGATTGGTTCTCGATCCAGCTTGATGATCAACGGGAAATAACCTACTTCAATATTCGCAATGCTGATGGCTCGATTAGCCCCTATTCAACGGGCACATTAACCTTAGTCGATGGTACAACCCGTAAGATTGACCGTGATAGCCTCAAGCTAGAGGTATTACGCCAATGGCAAAGCGATCAAGGGGTGCAATATCCAGCCCAATGGCGCTTGAGCTTACCCAGCGAGCAGCTTGAATTGACGATTACGCCCCAAGTTGCCAACCAAGAACTGCCATTAACCGTGCGCTACTGGGAAGGTACGGTCTCAATCAGTGGTAACGCGACAGGTTTTGGCTATGTTGAATTGACGGGCTATGGCGATACTGGGCGTGGGCGTGCCGAATAAGCGAAAGCCGTTATAATGCAATCAGCATAATCATTGAGGATCAGCAATGCGGATTATCGGGATCGATCCAGGCACGGCAATTATGGGTTGGGGAATTATTGATGGCGATGGCAGCGATTTGACCATGGTTGCCTATGGCGCGTTTACCACGCCCGCCAAACAGCCGCTGCCCGATCGCTTGGTGAGCATTTACAATGATTTAGCCCATGTTTTGGCGCACTATCGGCCTAACGTTGCCGCAGTTGAAGAATTGTTTTTTGCCAAAAATGTGACAACTGCGATGGCCGTGAGCCATGCGCGTGGGGTGGCCCTGTTGGCCTTGCGCCAAGCCAAATTGCCAATTTTTGAATATAAACCGTTGTCTGTGAAACAGGCCGTGGTCGGATACGGCAACGCCGACAAACAGCAAATGCAACATCTGGTGCAAATGACCCTCGATTTGGATCATATTCCCAAGCCCGATGATGCCGCTGATGCCCTTGCCGTTGCGATGTGCCACGCCTACGCAGCACCGTATCTTAACCGCATTCAGGAGGATTCCTAGATGGTTCGTCGGCCAGATCTTGAAGAAGTCAGGGTTAATACCTTTTTAATTGCAGATACCGCCATGATTCCGATTTTACGCGGTGAGGGCACGGTCAATGGGCATTCATTTACCCTAACCTCAGCCCGTGGTCAAGGCTTAATTGCCCGTTTGCGCACCCGCAACTACCGCGTGGTTACGCTCAAAGATAAGATCAATCGTCTAACAGAATTGCCAACCGTCGAAGCTCCGGGCAATTTGTTACAAATCGAAACTGGTGCACGCGATCAATGGTTCCACTTTGATAGCGATACCTTGACATGGCAAGCAGTTGAGGCTCAAACCAATGGCTCGCGCTTATTTGTAGCCTTTGAAGAACATCGGGTGGCGCG
Encoded proteins:
- a CDS encoding lipocalin-like domain-containing protein; this translates as MRIRLILSLLVIVGLLGGAAWWVLQPNQTQIQASISAVGMLNQASQGNYTRATAPRPFEFPTDHGSHPGYRTEWWYYTGNLASADGQRFGFQLTFFRSAVTDQVISRTASLATSDIYMAHFALTDVANQRFYAFERFMRGNPQLANATGDPFKVFVEDWQAVGSGSEGMIMQLKAQQAPVTLDLTLESSKKPTLQGDRGLSQKGTELGNASYYYSLTNMTTTGTLQIDGREIAVTGKAWMDHEWGTSALEDQAVGWDWFSIQLDDQREITYFNIRNADGSISPYSTGTLTLVDGTTRKIDRDSLKLEVLRQWQSDQGVQYPAQWRLSLPSEQLELTITPQVANQELPLTVRYWEGTVSISGNATGFGYVELTGYGDTGRGRAE
- the ruvC gene encoding crossover junction endodeoxyribonuclease RuvC; translation: MRIIGIDPGTAIMGWGIIDGDGSDLTMVAYGAFTTPAKQPLPDRLVSIYNDLAHVLAHYRPNVAAVEELFFAKNVTTAMAVSHARGVALLALRQAKLPIFEYKPLSVKQAVVGYGNADKQQMQHLVQMTLDLDHIPKPDDAADALAVAMCHAYAAPYLNRIQEDS